GACTCAACCCGTCCCGGAGGTTTCCATGCTCAAGCGCTTTCTGGTCATTCTGCTGCTCCTTCTGGTTTTTCCGGCCCTGTCCGCCCTGGCCCTGGAGCCCGGCGATCAGGCCCCCGACTTCACCCTGAAGAATCTCGAAGGGCGCGAGGTCAGCCTCTCCGATTACCGCGGGCGCATCGTGCTGCTCAAGCTCTCCACCACCTGGTGCCCCACCTGCAAGCAGCAAACCAACGACATTCTGCGCGTCGGCGATCTGCTCGCCGAAAAAGACGTGGTGGTGCTCGAGGTGTTCGTGCAGGATTCGGAGAAGATGGTGCGCCGCTTTCTCAAGGACAAGCAGTTGCCCACCACTTTCGAGGCGCTGCTCGACGACGGCCGCGCCCATAAGGCCTACAACGTCTATCTGATTCCGCGCATGCTGGTCCTCGACCGCGCGCACAAGGTCTACCACGACGGCGGCCAGCTCTTTGAAAAAGACCTGCGCCGCCTCATCGAGGAAGTCGCCGCGCAGCCTTTGTAGGGGCGAGGCGCTGCCTCGCCCGGCTTGACCCGGAGGCGGCACATCCGCTGTTGCAAAAACTCAACACTGATGCACAGGCTCAACAACCGCGTTTCTCGCGGTGAAACACGACGAGGAGCCGGACGCGACAAAAAAACACTGTTTTTCGGCAAGTTAGCAGGGCGAAAAAAGTTTTGAGCGGCA
This sequence is a window from Geoalkalibacter sp.. Protein-coding genes within it:
- a CDS encoding peroxiredoxin family protein — translated: MLKRFLVILLLLLVFPALSALALEPGDQAPDFTLKNLEGREVSLSDYRGRIVLLKLSTTWCPTCKQQTNDILRVGDLLAEKDVVVLEVFVQDSEKMVRRFLKDKQLPTTFEALLDDGRAHKAYNVYLIPRMLVLDRAHKVYHDGGQLFEKDLRRLIEEVAAQPL